One window of the Cryomorphaceae bacterium genome contains the following:
- a CDS encoding DUF3108 domain-containing protein, whose protein sequence is MDYELKKWLKASFAMARVYNTYLFTFGLLFEISHTMKTWATIFALMLMLPLAGEAQKNHPPVVSLDTLQRITQLPVVTQNAFKPGEKLTYRVRYGFIQAGEISIEVKPTSRVFSGRKAHHIVGVGQTIRAFSWFYKMRDRYDSYIDAEGLFPWEFERDLKESNYASHKKYRFYPDRGAVETHKGQTYATPHGVQDMISAFYYARTFDFSRAKPGDVFSVESFMDEEIFNLQVKFLGRETIKTKKGTFRCMKFVPHVQEGRVFKKEESVVIWISDDANKIPVLAQADIVVGSIKIELEDYEGIANPLAMY, encoded by the coding sequence ATGGATTATGAACTAAAAAAGTGGCTAAAGGCAAGTTTTGCAATGGCGCGGGTTTACAACACGTACCTGTTTACTTTTGGCCTGCTTTTTGAAATCTCCCATACCATGAAAACATGGGCCACTATATTTGCCTTGATGCTGATGCTTCCGCTGGCCGGTGAGGCGCAGAAGAACCATCCTCCCGTGGTGAGCCTCGATACCTTACAACGTATTACTCAACTCCCAGTGGTGACGCAAAACGCCTTTAAGCCCGGTGAAAAACTCACCTATCGCGTGCGCTACGGGTTTATTCAGGCCGGTGAAATTTCCATAGAAGTTAAACCTACCAGCCGCGTGTTCAGCGGACGCAAGGCGCATCACATAGTGGGTGTGGGTCAGACCATCCGCGCATTCAGCTGGTTTTATAAAATGCGCGATCGCTACGATTCTTACATAGATGCCGAGGGCCTGTTTCCGTGGGAGTTTGAGCGCGACCTCAAAGAGAGCAACTACGCCTCTCACAAAAAATACCGCTTTTACCCCGACCGCGGCGCTGTAGAAACCCACAAGGGTCAAACCTACGCAACTCCGCACGGTGTGCAGGATATGATTTCGGCCTTTTATTACGCCAGAACCTTTGATTTCAGCAGGGCAAAACCGGGCGACGTGTTCAGCGTGGAGTCGTTTATGGACGAGGAAATCTTCAACCTTCAGGTGAAGTTTCTGGGCCGTGAAACCATCAAAACCAAAAAAGGCACCTTCCGTTGCATGAAGTTTGTCCCCCATGTACAGGAGGGCCGCGTCTTCAAAAAAGAAGAAAGCGTGGTAATCTGGATTTCCGACGACGCCAACAAAATACCCGTGTTGGCACAGGCCGACATCGTGGTAGGCTCCATCAAAATTGAGTTGGAAGACTACGAAGGTATTGCCAATCCGTTGGCTATGTACTAA
- the odhB gene encoding 2-oxoglutarate dehydrogenase complex dihydrolipoyllysine-residue succinyltransferase, producing MILEMKVPSPGESISEVEIATWLVQDGDYVEKDQAIAEVDSDKATLELPAEDSGVITLKAEEGDTVAVGAVVCLIDTSAEKPAGEAKKEEAPAAKKEEKEEKAPAKEEKKESASAAASKTAAPAKEQSASGHATGHPSPAARKLMDENKVRSDQVNGTGKDGRITKQDVLAAMAGGFSAEHATGWGGTRDSKREKMSMLRRKISERLVSVKNDTAMLTTFNEVNMQPVMDVRNRYKDIFKEQHGVGLGFMSFFTKAVTEALRQFPAVNAQLDGQEIVYHDYADIGIAVSSPKGLMVPVLRNAEQMSLADIEAGIKDLAVKARDGKISIEEMTGGTFTITNGGVFGSMLSTPIINPPQSAILGMHNIVERPIAENGQVVIRPVMYVALSYDHRIIDGKESVSFLVAVKEMLENPTRLIFGGKSPEEVLLGL from the coding sequence ATGATATTAGAAATGAAAGTGCCCAGTCCGGGTGAATCCATCTCGGAAGTAGAAATTGCCACCTGGCTGGTGCAGGATGGAGATTATGTTGAGAAAGACCAGGCCATTGCCGAGGTAGATTCCGACAAAGCAACCCTGGAACTTCCGGCAGAGGATAGCGGTGTTATTACCCTCAAGGCGGAAGAAGGCGACACGGTTGCCGTTGGCGCCGTGGTTTGCCTGATTGATACCAGCGCCGAAAAACCCGCAGGTGAGGCTAAAAAAGAAGAGGCCCCTGCAGCCAAGAAAGAAGAAAAAGAAGAAAAAGCTCCGGCTAAGGAGGAAAAGAAAGAATCCGCTTCGGCCGCAGCCTCTAAAACCGCCGCCCCTGCCAAAGAGCAAAGTGCTTCAGGCCACGCTACCGGACACCCCTCGCCCGCAGCCCGCAAGCTGATGGACGAAAACAAGGTTCGTTCGGATCAGGTGAACGGCACAGGAAAAGACGGGCGCATTACCAAGCAGGATGTGCTTGCAGCCATGGCAGGCGGTTTCAGTGCAGAGCACGCAACCGGTTGGGGAGGCACTCGTGATTCGAAGCGCGAAAAAATGTCCATGCTGCGCCGCAAAATCAGTGAGCGCCTTGTATCGGTGAAAAACGATACTGCCATGCTCACCACCTTTAACGAGGTGAACATGCAGCCTGTCATGGATGTGCGCAATCGCTACAAAGACATTTTCAAGGAGCAACACGGTGTGGGGCTTGGGTTTATGTCATTCTTCACCAAAGCGGTGACTGAAGCACTGCGCCAGTTTCCGGCCGTCAATGCTCAGCTGGATGGCCAGGAGATTGTGTACCACGACTACGCCGACATTGGCATTGCGGTAAGCTCGCCCAAAGGGCTGATGGTGCCGGTATTGCGCAATGCAGAGCAAATGAGCCTGGCCGACATTGAAGCCGGCATCAAGGACCTTGCTGTTAAGGCGCGCGACGGAAAGATCAGCATCGAAGAAATGACCGGAGGGACTTTCACCATTACCAACGGTGGGGTGTTTGGCTCCATGTTGAGCACGCCCATTATCAACCCGCCGCAGAGCGCAATTCTGGGTATGCACAACATCGTAGAGCGCCCGATTGCAGAAAACGGTCAGGTGGTAATTCGCCCGGTGATGTATGTGGCCCTCTCATACGACCACCGCATCATTGACGGTAAAGAGTCGGTGAGTTTCCTGGTTGCGGTGAAGGAGATGTTGGAGAACCCGACGCGCCTCATTTTTGGCGGCAAGTCACCCGAGGAAGTGCTGCTCGGATTGTAA
- a CDS encoding 2-oxoglutarate dehydrogenase E1 component: protein MDKFSFLGNADVSAIEAQFQQFLKDPNSVDESWQNFFKGFEFARTHFEDATDAAFCEPVYLEFRVLNLINGYRSRGHLFTRTNPVRERRKYEPTLALENFNLETSHLDMEFEAGQEIGIGRATLRDIIDHLEETYCRSIGIEYNYIREPERLGWIRNKIEIENRPKFGKKEKLQIFEKLNQATVFEQYLQKKFVGQKRFSVEGGEALIPGIDHIIEHGATLGAKEFVMGMAHRGRLNVLANIFGKPFEDIFSEFEGKEFQDEGKRIDGDVKYHLGQSSGIKTFSGHNVHLTLAPNPSHLEAVDPVVQGITRAKIDNYLEDSSKVIPILVHGDAAIAAQGVVYEVIQMAQLDGYATGGTIHIVVNNQVGFTTNYLDGRSSTYCTDVGKVTLSPVFHVNGDDVEAMVQTVMIAVEYRQRWKRDVFIDLLCYRKYGHNEGDEPKFTQPKLYNLIAKHPNPREIYAEQLEKEGFLTSDENKSMREDYEAILDKAFDASKKIAKASVTQFLANTWDGLRMAKPGEMDESPETAYSLKGLKELAVNMNTLPKDKKFFRKVVKLLDDRLKMIDEDRLDWAMGELLAYATLLREGNNVRLSGQDVERGTFSHRHSVVLTEDAEEEYLPLNHLHKEQGRFYVYNSLLSEYGVLGFDYGYSFASPHALTIWEAQFGDFNNGAQIIIDQFISAAEEKWRTMNGIVMLLPHGYEGQGSEHSSARVERFLSLCAEDNMQVCNATTPASFFHLLRRQLHRPFRKPLVVFTPKKLLRYPRAVSSLKEMSQGGFREVIDDETVKVAEVDTLVFCTGKIYYDAIEKRESEERGHNMAIIRLEQLYPFPEKQLRALIKKYKQAKNFVWLQEEPENMGAWSFVMRKLRDLQLQYVGREESASPAGGSPIIHRFRQETVLSDLFAYAPKKSKSNKKSTVS, encoded by the coding sequence ATGGACAAATTTTCTTTTCTCGGCAACGCCGATGTGAGCGCGATTGAAGCACAGTTTCAGCAGTTTCTGAAAGACCCTAACAGTGTTGATGAAAGCTGGCAAAACTTTTTCAAGGGCTTTGAATTTGCCCGAACCCACTTTGAAGATGCCACCGATGCCGCTTTTTGCGAGCCGGTGTACCTCGAGTTTCGGGTGCTGAATCTCATCAACGGATACCGCTCAAGAGGACACCTTTTTACCCGTACCAACCCTGTGCGGGAGCGCAGAAAGTACGAGCCCACACTGGCTCTCGAAAACTTTAACCTGGAGACCTCCCATCTCGATATGGAGTTCGAAGCCGGTCAGGAAATCGGAATTGGAAGGGCAACCCTGCGCGATATCATTGACCATTTGGAAGAAACCTACTGCCGATCCATTGGTATCGAGTACAACTACATTCGCGAACCGGAGCGTTTGGGCTGGATTCGCAACAAAATTGAGATTGAAAACCGGCCCAAATTCGGGAAGAAAGAAAAACTGCAGATTTTTGAAAAACTGAACCAGGCAACGGTTTTTGAGCAGTATCTGCAGAAAAAATTTGTGGGTCAGAAACGCTTTTCAGTTGAAGGAGGAGAAGCCCTGATTCCGGGAATTGATCACATTATTGAACACGGAGCAACCCTGGGAGCCAAGGAGTTTGTGATGGGGATGGCCCATCGCGGACGACTCAATGTACTGGCAAACATTTTCGGAAAACCCTTTGAAGATATTTTCAGTGAGTTTGAAGGTAAAGAGTTTCAGGACGAAGGAAAGCGCATCGATGGCGATGTGAAATATCACCTCGGTCAGTCTTCGGGGATTAAAACCTTCAGCGGACATAATGTGCACCTTACTCTTGCTCCGAATCCGTCTCATCTTGAGGCGGTAGACCCTGTAGTACAAGGTATCACCCGCGCCAAAATCGACAACTACCTCGAAGACTCATCCAAAGTGATACCCATTCTGGTGCATGGGGATGCCGCCATTGCTGCCCAGGGTGTGGTGTATGAAGTGATACAAATGGCACAGCTCGACGGATACGCCACCGGTGGAACCATCCACATTGTGGTGAACAACCAGGTGGGTTTTACCACAAACTACCTCGACGGCCGTTCAAGCACCTATTGCACCGATGTGGGTAAAGTAACCCTTTCGCCAGTGTTTCATGTAAACGGCGACGACGTAGAGGCCATGGTGCAAACCGTAATGATTGCCGTGGAGTACCGCCAGCGCTGGAAACGCGATGTGTTTATTGACCTCCTTTGCTACCGTAAATACGGGCACAACGAGGGTGATGAACCCAAATTTACCCAACCCAAACTGTACAATCTCATCGCAAAGCACCCCAATCCGCGGGAGATTTATGCCGAGCAACTGGAGAAGGAAGGGTTCCTCACATCAGACGAAAACAAATCGATGCGTGAGGATTACGAAGCCATTTTGGATAAGGCTTTCGACGCATCCAAGAAAATTGCAAAGGCCAGTGTTACCCAATTTCTGGCAAATACCTGGGACGGACTGCGAATGGCCAAGCCCGGAGAAATGGACGAATCACCGGAAACAGCCTACAGCCTGAAAGGGCTTAAGGAATTGGCGGTGAACATGAACACTCTTCCAAAAGACAAAAAGTTCTTCCGAAAGGTGGTGAAACTGCTCGATGACCGCCTCAAGATGATTGATGAAGACCGGCTGGATTGGGCGATGGGCGAACTGCTCGCCTACGCTACATTGCTGCGCGAGGGGAACAATGTGCGGCTTTCCGGTCAGGACGTGGAGCGCGGAACTTTCTCTCACCGCCATTCTGTAGTGCTAACTGAAGATGCGGAAGAAGAGTACCTTCCCTTAAACCATCTCCATAAAGAGCAGGGTCGTTTCTATGTGTACAACTCCTTGCTTTCTGAATATGGCGTGTTGGGCTTTGACTATGGCTACTCGTTTGCCTCACCCCACGCTCTTACAATCTGGGAGGCTCAATTCGGCGATTTTAACAACGGCGCGCAAATCATCATTGACCAGTTTATCAGTGCTGCTGAAGAAAAATGGCGCACAATGAACGGCATTGTGATGCTGCTCCCCCATGGCTACGAAGGTCAGGGATCGGAGCATAGCAGCGCGCGCGTTGAGCGATTCCTGTCGCTTTGTGCCGAAGACAATATGCAGGTTTGCAACGCCACCACGCCAGCCAGCTTTTTCCATCTGCTCAGACGACAGTTGCACCGGCCTTTCCGAAAGCCCCTCGTGGTGTTCACTCCCAAAAAGCTGTTGCGTTACCCCAGAGCGGTTTCATCATTGAAAGAAATGAGTCAGGGCGGTTTCCGCGAGGTGATTGACGACGAAACGGTGAAGGTTGCAGAGGTGGATACCCTGGTTTTCTGCACCGGAAAGATTTACTACGACGCCATTGAAAAACGCGAGAGCGAAGAACGCGGTCACAACATGGCCATCATCCGTTTGGAGCAGTTGTATCCCTTCCCGGAGAAACAGCTCCGTGCGTTGATTAAAAAATACAAGCAGGCCAAAAACTTTGTGTGGCTGCAGGAAGAACCTGAAAACATGGGCGCATGGTCATTTGTGATGCGCAAGCTGCGCGATCTGCAACTGCAGTATGTAGGTCGCGAGGAAAGCGCCAGCCCGGCAGGAGGTTCGCCCATTATTCACCGCTTCCGCCAGGAAACGGTGTTGTCAGACCTGTTTGCTTATGCCCCTAAAAAATCCAAATCCAACAAGAAAAGTACGGTTTCATGA